In a single window of the Halomicroarcula saliterrae genome:
- a CDS encoding phage tail tube protein, producing MTGAGSGTLVAAGEQSFMGSLVGAPDLFALGRDPTITELSLDNALQRLREYDNAWTEESVKSNFEGAITIEAVVSEDVHTDVEEQLVLNAADTIVPGVSTSGRIFAGVDYPSGTAEEEYFGCIPLEYSVNYQQGDRVRYTLSMAYAKQESDPAADLTTATRVSDGSALAWHGVDLQIDAASVSDLQSATLSMTNLSRFQYGLDSVPNRGVTAAPEATLDVEATFVEETRLDLAKGGESTDVDTLDSVSGTMTLTPASGNVLRTFNLAKLKPDTHSWNEVIGTEDTSDQTTFNVDGDPAVTFA from the coding sequence ATGACGGGGGCCGGCAGTGGCACGCTCGTCGCCGCCGGCGAGCAGTCTTTCATGGGCTCGCTCGTCGGCGCGCCCGACCTGTTCGCCTTGGGACGGGACCCGACCATCACAGAGCTGTCGCTGGACAACGCGCTCCAGCGGCTGCGCGAGTACGACAACGCCTGGACCGAGGAGTCGGTCAAAAGCAACTTCGAGGGGGCCATCACCATCGAGGCCGTCGTCTCGGAGGACGTCCACACCGACGTCGAGGAGCAGCTCGTCCTCAACGCCGCCGACACAATCGTCCCAGGCGTCTCCACGTCGGGGCGCATCTTCGCCGGTGTCGACTACCCCAGCGGGACAGCCGAGGAGGAGTACTTCGGGTGCATCCCACTGGAGTACTCGGTCAACTACCAGCAGGGCGACCGGGTCCGGTACACGCTGTCGATGGCCTACGCCAAGCAGGAGTCTGACCCGGCGGCGGACCTCACCACAGCGACGCGCGTCTCGGACGGTTCGGCGCTGGCGTGGCACGGCGTCGACCTGCAGATCGACGCGGCGAGCGTGTCGGACCTGCAGTCGGCGACGCTGTCGATGACCAACCTGTCGCGCTTCCAGTACGGGCTGGACAGTGTCCCGAACCGAGGTGTGACCGCGGCGCCGGAGGCGACGCTCGACGTCGAGGCGACGTTCGTCGAGGAGACACGGCTGGACCTCGCGAAGGGCGGCGAGTCGACCGACGTGGACACGCTCGACAGCGTCTCGGGTACGATGACACTGACGCCGGCGTCGGGCAACGTCCTCCGGACGTTCAACCTCGCGAAGCTCAAGCCCGACACGCACAGCTGGAACGAAGTCATCGGCACTGAGGATACCAGCGACCAGACGACGTTCAACGTCGACGGCGACCCGGCGGTGACCTTCGCATGA